The nucleotide sequence TGAGCAACTTTTTAACGTTTTTTGTTTAGAAATATGAAAAAACAGGTGCGTAATCATAGATTTTTTTGTTTTTGGATATTATAATTGAAGTAAAGAAAGGAGTGTTATCTATGTCAACAAGTACTGAAATGACAGAACAAGTACAAGAAGTATTAGAGAAATTACGTCCATTCTTACTACGTGATGGTGGGGACGTTGAGCTAGTAGATATCGAAGACGGCATCGTTAAAGTCCGTTTAATGGGAGCTTGCGGTTCTTGCCCAAGTTCAACAATTACACTAAAAGCAGGTATCGAGCGTGCATTGCTTGAAGAAGTACCTGGCGTTAAAGAGCTTGAACAAGTATTTTAATTAAGAAAATCCCTATGGTGCTTAGCATCATAGGGATTTTTTTGGTTCTAAGTCAAATGTTGGGGTAGGCTATGTGCCTACTCCCTACCCTATATGACTTTGAATTCCTTTCCATTGATGATGGAGTAA is from Desertibacillus haloalkaliphilus and encodes:
- a CDS encoding NifU family protein, which produces MSTSTEMTEQVQEVLEKLRPFLLRDGGDVELVDIEDGIVKVRLMGACGSCPSSTITLKAGIERALLEEVPGVKELEQVF